The Athalia rosae chromosome 7, iyAthRosa1.1, whole genome shotgun sequence genome window below encodes:
- the LOC125501673 gene encoding protein ALP1-like, protein MPVTQEHYKMLNVLWFGYLYLKLRKKRRVRSIGVRNIFKGRIQHGDGHNLFEELRIGDAYMFFTYTRMNGERFEYLLAMVGPLIIKRKMYTVITPAQRLAMTLRFLAAGDSQDSLSFAYRCAQSTVSCILKETTQVVIAVLKRLYLAPPTSEEEWRNVASGFWNEWQFPHCIGAIDGKHIQIQAPQTSQSIFFNYKKTFSIVLLAICDAHYNFLMVDIGAEGSQSDGGIFQSSELGQRLEGKTLGIPPSNYLPGTDADMPFFLVGDAAFPLKPYLMKPYSGRELPDRDAIFNYRLSRARRVIENSFGILSARWRIFRHPICASLENTESIVESAICLHNFIMKTAGRKLQQEYCPPNFIDIELPGCNLVEGEWRDILAGENGAIIEGPRLGARNAAVRTVKYRNALRDFVNEQGAVPWQNNIVQIRQGLIL, encoded by the exons ATGCCTGTCACACAAGAGCACTACAAAATGTTGAATGTTCTTTGGTTTGGATATTTGTATCTTAAGCTAAGAAAAAAGAGGCGCGTAAGATCGATCGGAGTTCGTAACATTTTTAAGGGTAGGATTCAGCATGGGGATGGGCACAACCTCTTCGAAGAATTACGTATTGGTGACGCCTATATGTTTTTTACGTATACGCGAATGAACGGCGAAAG attcgaataccTGTTAGCTATGGTCGGCCCTCTCATAATCAAACGTAAAATGTATACCGTAATCACCCCGGCTCAAAGACTTGCAATGACTTTGAG GTTTCTGGCAGCTGGTGATAGTCAAGACTCACTCAGCTTCGCATACCGGTGTGCCCAAAGTACGGTTTCATGCATCCTCAAAGAGACCACACAGGTTGTAATCGCGGTTTTAAAGCGACTGTACTTGGCACCACCTACTTCAGAGGAGGAATGGAGAAATGTCGCCAGTGGATTTTGGAACGAGTGGCAGTTCCCTCATTGCATTGGAGCAATCGATGGGAAACATATACAAATTCAGGCCCCACAAACCTCGCAAagcatatttttcaattataagaAAACGTTTAGCATAGTGTTGCTTGCAATCTGTGATgctcattataattttctcatgGTTGATATTGGTGCGGAAGGGTCACAGAGCGATggtggtatttttcaaagctcTGAACTAGGCCAACGTCTCGAAGGAAAAACTTTGGGAATCCCTCCCTCAAATTATCTGCCAGGAACGGATGCCGATatgcctttttttcttgttggaGATGCTGCATTCCCTTTAAAACCCTACCTGATGAAGCCATACAGCGGACGCGAATTGCCGGACAGAGATGCCATTTTCAATTACAGACTGAGTAGAGCCAGGAGAGtgatcgaaaattcatttggaaTTCTTTCTGCTCGATGGAGAATCTTCCGGCATCCTATATGTGCGTCGCTGGAGAACACAGAGTCGATAGTTGAGTCCGCCATATGCCTTCACAACTTTATCATGAAAACAGCTGGTCGAAAGCTACAACAAGAATACTGCCCGCCTAATTTCATAGATATTGAGCTACCCGGATGTAATCTCGTTGAAGGAGAATGGCGAGACATTCTAGCAGGAGAAAATGGGGCTATCATTGAAGGTCCTCGCTTGGGAGCACGCAATGCAGCGGTGCGAACTGTCAAATATCGAAACGCACTTAGAGATTTTGTCAATGAGCAAGGTGCTGTGCCATGGCAGAACAACATTGTTCAAATTCGACAGGGGCTAATTTTGTAG